One stretch of Microvirga lotononidis DNA includes these proteins:
- a CDS encoding carbohydrate kinase family protein codes for MEPGASRIICIGGAAVDRKYRGMATIRPGTSNPVVSERSFGGVARNVAENIARLGTQVSLVSIVGDDDNGRALLDHLNRLGIDTRPVVLSSTHATAEYVAVLQPDGELAIGLADMAILDGISPALLHRARPGFGSAWIFADCNLPPETLHELIGLARQHALMLALDAVSTPKVARLPQDLSGIGVFFLNLDEARVYLDRPEISPEASAQALLARGAEQVILTLGSRGLVAADSSGIATIDAVEAETIDATGAGDALIAATLVALLRDASLADAARLGTVAAALTVESPVSVRPDLSLALLDSTLSLRSGPTFQREPS; via the coding sequence ATGGAGCCGGGAGCAAGCAGGATCATCTGCATCGGCGGCGCAGCCGTCGACCGCAAGTATCGCGGCATGGCGACGATCCGGCCGGGGACATCCAACCCCGTCGTGTCGGAACGCTCATTCGGCGGCGTCGCCCGCAACGTGGCGGAGAACATCGCGCGGCTTGGAACCCAGGTATCCTTGGTCTCCATCGTCGGCGACGACGACAACGGCCGCGCTCTGCTCGACCACCTGAACCGCCTCGGCATCGACACCAGGCCGGTTGTTCTCTCGAGCACGCACGCCACGGCCGAATACGTGGCCGTGCTCCAGCCAGACGGGGAGCTCGCCATCGGTCTCGCCGATATGGCGATCCTCGACGGGATCAGCCCCGCCCTGCTCCACCGCGCGCGACCGGGTTTCGGATCGGCCTGGATATTCGCCGATTGCAACCTGCCGCCGGAGACCCTGCACGAACTCATCGGACTGGCCCGGCAGCATGCCCTGATGCTCGCCCTGGACGCGGTGTCGACGCCCAAGGTCGCGCGCCTGCCGCAGGATCTGAGCGGCATCGGCGTGTTCTTCCTCAATCTCGACGAAGCCCGGGTTTATCTAGACCGGCCCGAGATTTCGCCCGAGGCGTCCGCGCAGGCCCTGCTCGCCCGGGGAGCCGAACAGGTGATCCTGACGCTCGGAAGCAGAGGACTCGTCGCGGCGGACTCGTCCGGGATTGCCACGATCGATGCGGTCGAGGCCGAGACCATCGACGCGACCGGTGCGGGAGACGCCCTGATTGCGGCGACGCTCGTGGCTCTGCTGAGGGACGCCTCCCTGGCCGACGCAGCCCGGCTCGGCACCGTTGCGGCGGCCCTGACCGTGGAGAGCCCTGTCAGCGTTCGGCCCGATCTGTCTCTCGCCTTGCTGGATTCCACCCTGTCGCTTAGATCAGGGCCGACTTTTCAACGGGAGCCCTCATGA